GTGGGCCTGATCCTGGTCAACATCAACCCGGCCTACCGCACCTCCGAACTCGACTACGCGCTCAACAAGGTCGGCTGCAAGGTGCTGGTCACCATGGCCCGCTTCAAGACCAGCGACTACCTGGGCATGCTGCGCGAACTCGGCCCCGCGCGCCTGCCGCAGCTGAAGACCATCGTCTGGATCGACCAGGCCGGCCAGGGCGCCGACGAACCCGGCCTGCTGCGCTTCTCCGAGCTCATGGCCCGGGGCGACCCCCAGGATGCGCGCATTGCCGCCATCGGCGCCACCCTGCGCGCGGACGATCCCATCAACATCCAGTTCACCAGCGGCACCACCGGCTTTCCCAAGGGCGCCACGCTGACCCACCGCAACATCCTGAACAACGGCTTCTTCATCGGCGAGGCCATGAAGCTCACGCCCGCCGATCGGCTGTGCATTCCCGTGCCCCTGTACCACTGCTTCGGCATGGTGCTGGGCAACCTGGCCTGCCTGACCCATGGCGCCACCATCGTCTATCCCAACGACGGCTTCGACCCGTTGACGGTGCTGGAAACCGTGCAGGCCGAGCAATGCACCGGCCTGCACGGCGTGCCCACCATGTTCATCGCCGAACTCGATCACCCGCGCTTCGGCGAATTCGACCTGTCCAGCCTGCGCACCGGCATCATGGCCGGTTCGCCCTGTCCGATCGAGGTCATGAAACGCGTGGTCAAGGACATGCACCTGGGTGAAATCACCATTGCCTACGGCATGACCGAAACCAGCCCGGTGAGCTGCCAGAGCAGCACCGATACGCCCCTGGACCGGCGCGTCAGCACGGTCGGACTGGTGCAGCCGCACCTGCAGGTGAAAGTCATCGATCCCGAGACCGGCAAAACCGTGGCGCCCGGCGTCTCGGGCGAGCTGTGCACGCGCGGCTACTCGGTGATGCACGGCTACTGGGGCGACGAGGAGAAGACCCGCGAGGCGATCGACCCCGAAGGCTGGATGCACACCGGCGACCTCGCCACCATGGATGCCGAGGGCTATGTCAACATCGTCGGGCGCATCAAGGACCTGGTGATCCGGGGCGGCGAGAACATCTACCCGCGCGAGATCGAGGAATTCCTGTACCGCCACCCCAAGGTGCAGGACGTGCAGGTGGTGGGCGTGCCCGATGCGAAGTACGGCGAGGAGCTGTGCGCCTGGGTCATCGTCAAGCCCGGGCAGGTGCTGGCCGAGGAGGAGCTGCGCGAGTTCTGCCGCGGCCAGATCGCCCACTACAAGGTGCCGCGCTACATCCGTTTCGTGGCCGAATTCCCGATGACCGTGACCGGCAAAATCCAGAAGTTCAAGATCCGCGACGCCATGAAGGCGCAACTCAGCCTGCAAGAGGAGAAAACCGCATGACCGCATTGCAGAGCAAGCTCAACGCCCGCTCCGCCGAATTCCAGGCCAACGCCGCCGCCATGCGCGCCGTGGTGGAGGACCTGAATGTCCAGGTGGCCAAGGCTGCCGAGGGCGGCGGCGAGGCGGCCCGCGCCAAGCATGTGGCGCGCGGCAAGCTGCCGCCGCGCGAGCGCGTGCAGATGCTGCTGGACCCGGGCACGCCGTTCCTGGAACTGGCGCCGCTGGCGGCGCACGGCATGTACAAGGGCGACGCGCCCTGCGCCGGCGTGATCGCGGGCATCGGCCGCGTCAGCGGCGTGGATTGCATGGTGGTGTGCAACGACGCCACGGTCAAGGGTGGCACCTACTACCCGATGACGGTCAAGAAGCACCTGCGCGCGCAGGAGATCGCACAGCAGAACAACCTGCCCTGCATCTACCTGGTGGACTCGGGCGGTGCCAACCTGCCGAACCAGGACGAGGTGTTTCCCGATCGCGAGCATTTCGGCCGCATCTTCTACAACCAGGCCAACATGAGCGCGCAGGGCATCGCGCAGATCGCGGTGGTCATGGGCTCGTGCACGGCCGGCGGCGCCTACGTGCCGGCCATGAGCGACGAGACCATCATCGTCAAGAACCAGGGCACCATCTTCCTGGGCGGCCCGCCGCTGGTGAAGGCCGCCACCGGCGAGATCGTTTCGGCCGAGGACTTGGGGGGCGGCGACGTGCACACGCGCCTGTCGGGCGTGGCCGACCACCTGGCGCAGAACGACGCACACGCGCTGGCGCTGGCGCGCCAGTCCGTGGCCAGCCTGAACCGCCGCAAGCGCCCCGACGCGGCCCTGCGCGAACCCGCGCCGCCGCTGTACGAGGCGACGGAGCTCTACGGCGTGATCCCGACCGACACGCGCAAGCCCTACGACGTGCGCGAAGTGATCGCGCGCATCGTGGACGGCAGCGAGTTCGCCGAGTTCAAGGCGCGCTTCGGCAGCACCCTGGTCTGCGGCTTCGCCCACATCGAGGGCATGCCCGTGGGCATCGTTGCCAACAACGGCATCCTGTTCTCCGAGAGCGCGCAAAAGGGCGCGCACTTCATCGAGCTGTGCTGCCAGCGCAAGGTGCCGCTGGTGTTCCTGCAGAACATCACGGGCTTCATGGTCGGGCGCAAGTACGAGAACGAGGGCATCGCGCGCCACGGCGCCAAGATGGTCACGGCCGTGGCCACCGCCAACGTGCCCAAGTTCACCGTCATCATCGGCGGCAGCTACGGCGCCGGCAACTACGGCATGTGCGGCCGCGCCTACTCGCCGCGCTTCCTCTGGATGTGGCCCAACGCGCGCATCTGCGTGATGGGCGGCGAGCAGGCTGCCGGCGTGCTCGCCACGGTCAAGCGCGACGGCATCGAGGCCCGGGGCGGCAGCTGGAGTGCCGAGGAAGAGGCGAAGTTCAAGCAGCCCGTGCTCGACCAGTTCGCCCACCAGTCGCATCCTTACTACGCCAGTGCGCGGCTCTGGGACGATGGTGTGATCGACCCCGCCGACACGCGGCGCGTGCTCGCGCTGGGCCTGTCGGCCAGCCTCAATGCGCCGATTCCCGAGGCGAAATTCGGTGTGTTCCGGATGTGATCGTGCGCATGATGTGGACTCGCCTTGTTGGTCTCGCCGCGGTGCTCATGCTCGCGGGGGCATGTGCGGTCGCGCAGGAGGTTGCGCCAGACCCGGCGCTTGGCGAGTCGATCGAATTCGTCCGCAGCAACCGTGTGTTTCAGGTCATGCTGGAGACCACGATCTTCAAGCCACAGGGCGCCGGTCCGTTTCCGGTGGTCGTGATCAACCACGGCAAGGATTCCGGCAACAACCGGCTGCAGCCGCGCGCGCGCTACCTGCCGGCTGTCCGCGAGTTCCTGCAGCGCGGTTATGCCGTGGTGGTGCCGATGCGCGAGGGCTTCTCCAAGTCCGGCGGTTCGGCTGTCGGCGAAGGCTGCAACATTGCCGGCAACGGCGAGGCGCAGGCCGATGATGTGCGGGCCGTCGTGTCCTGGCTGATCCGGCAGCCCTGGGCCGACGCCACGCGCATGGTCATGATGGGGCAGTCGCACGGCGGCCTGACCACCCTGGCCTACGCGCAGAGCCCCGACCCGGGGTTCAAGCTCTTCGTGAATTTCGCGGGGGGGCTGAAGTTCACCGCGGGCTGCCAATGGGAACTGGCCCTCCAGGACGCCTATGCGGCCTATGGCGCCAAAACCCGGGTGCCTTCACTCTGGTTCTATGGCGCCAATGACGGCTATTTCCCGCCGCCGGTGATTCGTCCCGCGTTCGATGCCTATGTGGCGGCGGGGGGCAAGGCCGAGCTGGTCGCCTATGGCCCGTTCGGGGTGGACGCTCACCACATGTTTGGCGCCTACGCCGGCCTGCCGATCTGGTGGAAGCGCGTCGAGGACAAACTTTCGGCGGCAGGCCTGCCCACGGCCGTGGTGCAGCCGCAATTCGCCCGAGGCCATCGGCCCGACCAGCCGCCTGCGAGCGGCTACGCGGCGCTGGATGATGCCGGTCGCGTGCCGCACCTGAGCGAGGGCGGCCGCGAGGCCTACCGCGGCTTCTTGCTCAAGCCCGCGCCCCGCGCGTTCGCCCTGGCGCCCGGCGGCGTCTTCGGCTGGGCCTCGGGCGGCGACGATCCGATGGGCCGGGCGCTGGCCAACTGCAACCGGCGCAACCAGATCGCATGCCGCCTCTATGCTGTCGATAACGACGTCGTCTGGAAGAATGAATGACCATGGACAGCATCTACACCACCCCCGAGCACGAGCTGCTGCGCGAGCAGATCGCGCGCTTCATTGCGCGCGAGGTCGAGCCTCACGGTGTGGCCTGGGAGGAGGCCGGCATGGTGCCGCGCGAGGTGCTGCGCCGCATGGGCCAGGCGGGGCTGCTGGGGCTGATGTATGAGGAGCGCTACGGCGGCGGCGATGCGGATGCCATGACCAACCTGGTGTTTGCCGAGGCGCTGTCGCAATCGACCTTCGCCGGCTTCATCATCACCGTGCTGGTTCACACCGACATGGCCGGCCCGCATCTGCACCACGCGGGCAGCCCGGCGCAGAAGGAAAAATACCTGCGCCGCGTGACGGCCGGCGAGATGATCACCGCGGTCGGCATCACCGAGCCCGGCGCGGGCTCGGATGTGGCGGGCATCCGCACCACGGCGCGCAGGGACGGCGACGACTGGGTGCTCAACGGCACCAAGATGTTCATCACCAACGGCGTGCACGCCGACTTGTACTTCATTGCCGCCAAGACCGGCACGGCGCGCCACGACATGACCATGTTCATCGTCGAGAAGGGCACGCCCGGCTTCAGCGTGGGCCGCGCGCTCAAGAAGACCGGCTGGCTCTCATCCGACACCGCCGAGCTGGTGCTGGACAATGTGCGCATTCCCGCCGGCAACCTGCTGGGCGAGGAGGGCAAGGGCTTCTACTCGGTCATGAAGAACTTCCAGACCGAGCGCATCGCGCTGGCCGCGATGGCGGTGGGCCACTGCACCCAGGCCCTGAAGATGACGCTGGACCATGTGCGCCAGCGCCAGGCCTTCGGCGCCACGCTGTGGGACAAGCAGGCCATCCGCCAGCGCCTGGCCATGCTCGATGCCAAGACCCGCGCGGCGAGCCAGTTCATGTACCACTGCGCCTGGAGCGTGACCCAGGGGCGCGACATCGTGCAGGAGGTCTCCATGCTCAAGGCCCTGACCGGCGAGCTGGTCAATGAGGTGGTGCAGACCTGCCAGCAGTTCCACGGCGGCATGGGCTACATCCGCGAGACCGCGATCGAGCGCCTGTGGCGCGATGCGCGCGTGCTGGCCATTGGCGGCGGCGCCACCGAGGTCATGCTCGAGGAAGTTGCCAAGCGCTACTGAGGCCCTCAGGACCATGACTGCCACTCATCCTAGCCTCGACATCCGCCGGCCCTCCGCCCACGTGGCCGAGGTCTGGCTCAACCGGCCCGAGGTGCGCAATGCCTTCAACGACGCGGTGATCGCCGAGCTGACCCAGGCCTTTGCCGCGCTGTCGCGCGACGAGAACCTGCGCGTCATCGTGCTCGCGGCGCACGGCAAGGCCTTTTGCGCCGGCGCCGATCTGAACTGGATGCGCGCCATGGCCGACTACAGCTGGGAGCAGAACCGCGACGATGCGCAGAAGCTGGCCGACATGCTCTGGACCCTGTACCAGTGCCCGGTGCCCGTCGTGGGCCGGATCCAGGGCGACTGCTATGCCGGCGGCATGGGCCTGGCCGCCATCTGCGACGTGCTGGTGGCGGCGGAAGGCGCCACCTTCTGCCTGTCCG
This Variovorax terrae DNA region includes the following protein-coding sequences:
- a CDS encoding acyl-CoA dehydrogenase family protein, translating into MDSIYTTPEHELLREQIARFIAREVEPHGVAWEEAGMVPREVLRRMGQAGLLGLMYEERYGGGDADAMTNLVFAEALSQSTFAGFIITVLVHTDMAGPHLHHAGSPAQKEKYLRRVTAGEMITAVGITEPGAGSDVAGIRTTARRDGDDWVLNGTKMFITNGVHADLYFIAAKTGTARHDMTMFIVEKGTPGFSVGRALKKTGWLSSDTAELVLDNVRIPAGNLLGEEGKGFYSVMKNFQTERIALAAMAVGHCTQALKMTLDHVRQRQAFGATLWDKQAIRQRLAMLDAKTRAASQFMYHCAWSVTQGRDIVQEVSMLKALTGELVNEVVQTCQQFHGGMGYIRETAIERLWRDARVLAIGGGATEVMLEEVAKRY
- a CDS encoding AMP-binding protein, which codes for MTTSAPLQESQASGDTRPALIEQPIGAFFAAMAASQPDREALVSRHQGVRLSYGELDQAANRLASALLGLGLDKGDRIGIWSHNNAEWLLMQLATAKVGLILVNINPAYRTSELDYALNKVGCKVLVTMARFKTSDYLGMLRELGPARLPQLKTIVWIDQAGQGADEPGLLRFSELMARGDPQDARIAAIGATLRADDPINIQFTSGTTGFPKGATLTHRNILNNGFFIGEAMKLTPADRLCIPVPLYHCFGMVLGNLACLTHGATIVYPNDGFDPLTVLETVQAEQCTGLHGVPTMFIAELDHPRFGEFDLSSLRTGIMAGSPCPIEVMKRVVKDMHLGEITIAYGMTETSPVSCQSSTDTPLDRRVSTVGLVQPHLQVKVIDPETGKTVAPGVSGELCTRGYSVMHGYWGDEEKTREAIDPEGWMHTGDLATMDAEGYVNIVGRIKDLVIRGGENIYPREIEEFLYRHPKVQDVQVVGVPDAKYGEELCAWVIVKPGQVLAEEELREFCRGQIAHYKVPRYIRFVAEFPMTVTGKIQKFKIRDAMKAQLSLQEEKTA
- a CDS encoding enoyl-CoA hydratase/isomerase family protein, translating into MTATHPSLDIRRPSAHVAEVWLNRPEVRNAFNDAVIAELTQAFAALSRDENLRVIVLAAHGKAFCAGADLNWMRAMADYSWEQNRDDAQKLADMLWTLYQCPVPVVGRIQGDCYAGGMGLAAICDVLVAAEGATFCLSEARLGLLPATIGPYVARALGEQASRRYMVTAERFSAAQAQALGFVHELCGAEALDAKVAELVAALAANGPKAVRECKRLVRDVAGAPLTAELRAETARRIADIRASDEGREGLQSFLQKRKPAWLD
- a CDS encoding carboxyl transferase domain-containing protein yields the protein MTALQSKLNARSAEFQANAAAMRAVVEDLNVQVAKAAEGGGEAARAKHVARGKLPPRERVQMLLDPGTPFLELAPLAAHGMYKGDAPCAGVIAGIGRVSGVDCMVVCNDATVKGGTYYPMTVKKHLRAQEIAQQNNLPCIYLVDSGGANLPNQDEVFPDREHFGRIFYNQANMSAQGIAQIAVVMGSCTAGGAYVPAMSDETIIVKNQGTIFLGGPPLVKAATGEIVSAEDLGGGDVHTRLSGVADHLAQNDAHALALARQSVASLNRRKRPDAALREPAPPLYEATELYGVIPTDTRKPYDVREVIARIVDGSEFAEFKARFGSTLVCGFAHIEGMPVGIVANNGILFSESAQKGAHFIELCCQRKVPLVFLQNITGFMVGRKYENEGIARHGAKMVTAVATANVPKFTVIIGGSYGAGNYGMCGRAYSPRFLWMWPNARICVMGGEQAAGVLATVKRDGIEARGGSWSAEEEAKFKQPVLDQFAHQSHPYYASARLWDDGVIDPADTRRVLALGLSASLNAPIPEAKFGVFRM
- a CDS encoding dienelactone hydrolase family protein, which encodes MMWTRLVGLAAVLMLAGACAVAQEVAPDPALGESIEFVRSNRVFQVMLETTIFKPQGAGPFPVVVINHGKDSGNNRLQPRARYLPAVREFLQRGYAVVVPMREGFSKSGGSAVGEGCNIAGNGEAQADDVRAVVSWLIRQPWADATRMVMMGQSHGGLTTLAYAQSPDPGFKLFVNFAGGLKFTAGCQWELALQDAYAAYGAKTRVPSLWFYGANDGYFPPPVIRPAFDAYVAAGGKAELVAYGPFGVDAHHMFGAYAGLPIWWKRVEDKLSAAGLPTAVVQPQFARGHRPDQPPASGYAALDDAGRVPHLSEGGREAYRGFLLKPAPRAFALAPGGVFGWASGGDDPMGRALANCNRRNQIACRLYAVDNDVVWKNE